Proteins from one Bos taurus isolate L1 Dominette 01449 registration number 42190680 breed Hereford chromosome 7, ARS-UCD2.0, whole genome shotgun sequence genomic window:
- the SSBP4 gene encoding single-stranded DNA-binding protein 4 isoform X10, producing the protein MYAKGGKGSAVPSDSQAREKLALYVYEYLLHVGAQKSAQTFLSEIRWEKNITLGEPPGFLHSWWCVFWDLYCAAPDRREACEHSSEAKAFQDYSAAAAPSPVMGSMAPSDAMASGPMAPSFFQGPPGSQPSPYNPNAPMMGPHVQPFMSPRFPGGPRPTLRMPSQPPVGLPGSQPLLPGTMEPSPRAQGHSSMGPMQRVTPPRGMTSVGPQSYGGGGMRPPPNSLAGPGLPTMNMGPGVRGPWASPSGNSIPYSSSSPGSYSGPPGGGGPPGTPIMPSPGDSTNSSENMYTIMNPIGPGAGRANFPLGPGPEGPMAAMSAMEPHHVNGSLGSGDLDGLPKSSPGAVAGLSNTPGTPRDDGEMAAAGTFLHPFPSESVSDCVDSPPAAASGRRGLAGRPRRGGRGARARP; encoded by the exons GCTGGCGTTGTACGTGTATGAGTACCTGCTACATGTCGGTGCCCAGAAGTCAGCCCAGACCTTCCTGTCTGAG ATCCGATGGGAGAAGAACATTACGCTGGGGGAGCCCCCGGGCTTCCTGCATTCCTGGTGGTG CGTGTTCTGGGACTTGTACTGTGCAGCGCCCGACCGCAGAGAGGCGTGTGAGCACTCGAGCGAAGCCAAGGCTTTCCAGGACTAC AGTGCTGCAGCGGCCCCAAGCCCGGTGATGGGGAGCATGGCCCCCAGTGATGCAATGGCATCAGGCCCCATGGCACCCAGCTTCTTCCAG GGCCCCCCCGGCTCCCAGCCTTCCCCCTACAATCCCAACGCCCCCATGATGGGGCCTCATGTTCAG CCCTTCATGTCACCGCGGTTCCCAGGGGGCCCCCGGCCCACCCTGCGGATGCCGAGTCAG CCTCCTGTGggcctccccggctcccagcccctcctccctggcACCATGGAGCCCTCCCCGCGAGCTCAGG ggCACTCGAGCATGGGCCCCATGCAGAGGGTGACGCCTCCCCGGGGCATGACCAGCGTTGGGCCCCAG AGCTACGGAGGAGGTGGCATGCGGCCCCCACCCAACTCTCTTGCTGGCCCTGGGTTGCCCACCATGAACAT GGGCCCCGGAGTGCGCGGCCCATGGGCCAGCCCCAGTGGCAACTCG ATCCCctactcctcctcctcccccggcAGCTACTCG GGACCCCCAGGAGGAGGCGGGCCCCCTGGAACCCCCATCATGCCTAGCCCTGGAG ACTCCACCAACTCTAGCGAGAACATGTACACCATCATGAACCCCATCGGGCCGGGCGCCGGCAGGGCTAAT TTCCCGCTTGGCCCTGGTCCGGAGGGCCCCATGGCCGCCATGAGCGCGATGGAGCCTCACCACGTAAACGGATCCCTGG GCTCGGGCGATCTGGACGGGTTGCCGAAG AGCTCCCCCGGCGCCGTGGCCGGCCTGAGCAACACCCCGGGCACCCCGCGGGACGACGGCGAGATGGCGGCCGCCGGGACCTTCCTGCACCCGTTCCCGAGCGAAAGCGTAAGCGACTGCGTCGACTCCCCCCCCGCGGCGGCGTCGGGCcggaggggcctggcgggcagACCCCGGCGGGGCGGCCGGGGGGCCAGAGCAAGACCGTGA
- the SSBP4 gene encoding single-stranded DNA-binding protein 4 isoform X8: MYAKGGKGSAVPSDSQAREKLALYVYEYLLHVGAQKSAQTFLSEIRWEKNITLGEPPGFLHSWWCVFWDLYCAAPDRREACEHSSEAKAFQDYSAAAAPSPVMGSMAPSDAMASGPMAPSFFQPFMSPRFPGGPRPTLRMPSQPPVGLPGSQPLLPGTMEPSPRAQGHSSMGPMQRVTPPRGMTSVGPQVRAGPGDWGVSGAAPAKPALTAPLPSQSYGGGGMRPPPNSLAGPGLPTMNMGPGVRGPWASPSGNSIPYSSSSPGSYSGPPGGGGPPGTPIMPSPGDSTNSSENMYTIMNPIGPGAGRANFPLGPGPEGPMAAMSAMEPHHVNGSLGSGDLDGLPKSSPGAVAGLSNTPGTPRDDGEMAAAGTFLHPFPSESVSDCVDSPPAAASGRRGLAGRPRRGGRGARARP; this comes from the exons GCTGGCGTTGTACGTGTATGAGTACCTGCTACATGTCGGTGCCCAGAAGTCAGCCCAGACCTTCCTGTCTGAG ATCCGATGGGAGAAGAACATTACGCTGGGGGAGCCCCCGGGCTTCCTGCATTCCTGGTGGTG CGTGTTCTGGGACTTGTACTGTGCAGCGCCCGACCGCAGAGAGGCGTGTGAGCACTCGAGCGAAGCCAAGGCTTTCCAGGACTAC AGTGCTGCAGCGGCCCCAAGCCCGGTGATGGGGAGCATGGCCCCCAGTGATGCAATGGCATCAGGCCCCATGGCACCCAGCTTCTTCCAG CCCTTCATGTCACCGCGGTTCCCAGGGGGCCCCCGGCCCACCCTGCGGATGCCGAGTCAG CCTCCTGTGggcctccccggctcccagcccctcctccctggcACCATGGAGCCCTCCCCGCGAGCTCAGG ggCACTCGAGCATGGGCCCCATGCAGAGGGTGACGCCTCCCCGGGGCATGACCAGCGTTGGGCCCCAGGTAAGGGCTGGCCCAGGTGACTGGGGAGTTTCAGGGGCTGCCCCCGCTAAGCCTGCACTCACGGCCCCTTTGCCTTCGCAGAGCTACGGAGGAGGTGGCATGCGGCCCCCACCCAACTCTCTTGCTGGCCCTGGGTTGCCCACCATGAACAT GGGCCCCGGAGTGCGCGGCCCATGGGCCAGCCCCAGTGGCAACTCG ATCCCctactcctcctcctcccccggcAGCTACTCG GGACCCCCAGGAGGAGGCGGGCCCCCTGGAACCCCCATCATGCCTAGCCCTGGAG ACTCCACCAACTCTAGCGAGAACATGTACACCATCATGAACCCCATCGGGCCGGGCGCCGGCAGGGCTAAT TTCCCGCTTGGCCCTGGTCCGGAGGGCCCCATGGCCGCCATGAGCGCGATGGAGCCTCACCACGTAAACGGATCCCTGG GCTCGGGCGATCTGGACGGGTTGCCGAAG AGCTCCCCCGGCGCCGTGGCCGGCCTGAGCAACACCCCGGGCACCCCGCGGGACGACGGCGAGATGGCGGCCGCCGGGACCTTCCTGCACCCGTTCCCGAGCGAAAGCGTAAGCGACTGCGTCGACTCCCCCCCCGCGGCGGCGTCGGGCcggaggggcctggcgggcagACCCCGGCGGGGCGGCCGGGGGGCCAGAGCAAGACCGTGA
- the SSBP4 gene encoding single-stranded DNA-binding protein 4 isoform X12 produces MYAKGGKGSAVPSDSQAREKLALYVYEYLLHVGAQKSAQTFLSEIRWEKNITLGEPPGFLHSWWCVFWDLYCAAPDRREACEHSSEAKAFQDYSAAAAPSPVMGSMAPSDAMASGPMAPSFFQPFMSPRFPGGPRPTLRMPSQPPVGLPGSQPLLPGTMEPSPRAQGHSSMGPMQRVTPPRGMTSVGPQSYGGGGMRPPPNSLAGPGLPTMNMGPGVRGPWASPSGNSIPYSSSSPGSYSGPPGGGGPPGTPIMPSPGDSTNSSENMYTIMNPIGPGAGRANFPLGPGPEGPMAAMSAMEPHHVNGSLGSGDLDGLPKSSPGAVAGLSNTPGTPRDDGEMAAAGTFLHPFPSESVSDCVDSPPAAASGRRGLAGRPRRGGRGARARP; encoded by the exons GCTGGCGTTGTACGTGTATGAGTACCTGCTACATGTCGGTGCCCAGAAGTCAGCCCAGACCTTCCTGTCTGAG ATCCGATGGGAGAAGAACATTACGCTGGGGGAGCCCCCGGGCTTCCTGCATTCCTGGTGGTG CGTGTTCTGGGACTTGTACTGTGCAGCGCCCGACCGCAGAGAGGCGTGTGAGCACTCGAGCGAAGCCAAGGCTTTCCAGGACTAC AGTGCTGCAGCGGCCCCAAGCCCGGTGATGGGGAGCATGGCCCCCAGTGATGCAATGGCATCAGGCCCCATGGCACCCAGCTTCTTCCAG CCCTTCATGTCACCGCGGTTCCCAGGGGGCCCCCGGCCCACCCTGCGGATGCCGAGTCAG CCTCCTGTGggcctccccggctcccagcccctcctccctggcACCATGGAGCCCTCCCCGCGAGCTCAGG ggCACTCGAGCATGGGCCCCATGCAGAGGGTGACGCCTCCCCGGGGCATGACCAGCGTTGGGCCCCAG AGCTACGGAGGAGGTGGCATGCGGCCCCCACCCAACTCTCTTGCTGGCCCTGGGTTGCCCACCATGAACAT GGGCCCCGGAGTGCGCGGCCCATGGGCCAGCCCCAGTGGCAACTCG ATCCCctactcctcctcctcccccggcAGCTACTCG GGACCCCCAGGAGGAGGCGGGCCCCCTGGAACCCCCATCATGCCTAGCCCTGGAG ACTCCACCAACTCTAGCGAGAACATGTACACCATCATGAACCCCATCGGGCCGGGCGCCGGCAGGGCTAAT TTCCCGCTTGGCCCTGGTCCGGAGGGCCCCATGGCCGCCATGAGCGCGATGGAGCCTCACCACGTAAACGGATCCCTGG GCTCGGGCGATCTGGACGGGTTGCCGAAG AGCTCCCCCGGCGCCGTGGCCGGCCTGAGCAACACCCCGGGCACCCCGCGGGACGACGGCGAGATGGCGGCCGCCGGGACCTTCCTGCACCCGTTCCCGAGCGAAAGCGTAAGCGACTGCGTCGACTCCCCCCCCGCGGCGGCGTCGGGCcggaggggcctggcgggcagACCCCGGCGGGGCGGCCGGGGGGCCAGAGCAAGACCGTGA
- the SSBP4 gene encoding single-stranded DNA-binding protein 4 isoform X14 translates to MSTCYMSVPRSQPRPSCLRSDGRRTLRWGSPRASCIPGGAPDRREACEHSSEAKAFQDYSAAAAPSPVMGSMAPSDAMASGPMAPSFFQPFMSPRFPGGPRPTLRMPSQPPVGLPGSQPLLPGTMEPSPRAQGHSSMGPMQRVTPPRGMTSVGPQSYGGGGMRPPPNSLAGPGLPTMNMGPGVRGPWASPSGNSIPYSSSSPGSYSGPPGGGGPPGTPIMPSPGDSTNSSENMYTIMNPIGPGAGRANFPLGPGPEGPMAAMSAMEPHHVNGSLGSGDLDGLPKSSPGAVAGLSNTPGTPRDDGEMAAAGTFLHPFPSESVSDCVDSPPAAASGRRGLAGRPRRGGRGARARP, encoded by the exons ATGAGTACCTGCTACATGTCGGTGCCCAGAAGTCAGCCCAGACCTTCCTGTCTGAG ATCCGATGGGAGAAGAACATTACGCTGGGGGAGCCCCCGGGCTTCCTGCATTCCTGGTGGTG CGCCCGACCGCAGAGAGGCGTGTGAGCACTCGAGCGAAGCCAAGGCTTTCCAGGACTAC AGTGCTGCAGCGGCCCCAAGCCCGGTGATGGGGAGCATGGCCCCCAGTGATGCAATGGCATCAGGCCCCATGGCACCCAGCTTCTTCCAG CCCTTCATGTCACCGCGGTTCCCAGGGGGCCCCCGGCCCACCCTGCGGATGCCGAGTCAG CCTCCTGTGggcctccccggctcccagcccctcctccctggcACCATGGAGCCCTCCCCGCGAGCTCAGG ggCACTCGAGCATGGGCCCCATGCAGAGGGTGACGCCTCCCCGGGGCATGACCAGCGTTGGGCCCCAG AGCTACGGAGGAGGTGGCATGCGGCCCCCACCCAACTCTCTTGCTGGCCCTGGGTTGCCCACCATGAACAT GGGCCCCGGAGTGCGCGGCCCATGGGCCAGCCCCAGTGGCAACTCG ATCCCctactcctcctcctcccccggcAGCTACTCG GGACCCCCAGGAGGAGGCGGGCCCCCTGGAACCCCCATCATGCCTAGCCCTGGAG ACTCCACCAACTCTAGCGAGAACATGTACACCATCATGAACCCCATCGGGCCGGGCGCCGGCAGGGCTAAT TTCCCGCTTGGCCCTGGTCCGGAGGGCCCCATGGCCGCCATGAGCGCGATGGAGCCTCACCACGTAAACGGATCCCTGG GCTCGGGCGATCTGGACGGGTTGCCGAAG AGCTCCCCCGGCGCCGTGGCCGGCCTGAGCAACACCCCGGGCACCCCGCGGGACGACGGCGAGATGGCGGCCGCCGGGACCTTCCTGCACCCGTTCCCGAGCGAAAGCGTAAGCGACTGCGTCGACTCCCCCCCCGCGGCGGCGTCGGGCcggaggggcctggcgggcagACCCCGGCGGGGCGGCCGGGGGGCCAGAGCAAGACCGTGA